From a single Brassica napus cultivar Da-Ae chromosome C9, Da-Ae, whole genome shotgun sequence genomic region:
- the LOC106390257 gene encoding succinate--CoA ligase [ADP-forming] subunit beta, mitochondrial, with the protein MRGLVNKLVSRSLSVSGKWQNQQLRRLNIHEYQGAELMGKYGVNVPKGVAVSSLDEVKNAIQQVFPNETELVVKSQILAGGRGLGTFKSGLKGGVHIVNRDQVPDIAGKMLGQVLVTKQTGPQGKVVSKVYLCEKLSLVNEMYFSIILDRKSAGPLIIACKKGGTSIEDLAEKFPDMIIKVPIDVFAGITDEDAAKVVDGLAPKAADRKDSIEQVKKLYELFRKTDCTMLEINPLAETSTNQLVAADAKLNFDDNAAFRQKDIFALRDPTQEDPREVAAAKVDLNYIGLDGEIGCMVNGAGLAMATMDIIKLHGGTPANFLDVGGNASEHQVVEAFKILTSDDKVKAILVNIFGGIMKCDVIASGIVNAAKEVSLKVPVVVRLEGTNVEQGKRILKESGMKLITADDLDDAAEKAVKALAK; encoded by the exons ATGAGGGGATTGGTGAACAAGCTGGTGTCCAGATCTCTCTCCGTCTCCGGCAAATGGCAGAACCAACAGCTCCGCCGTCTCAACATCCACGAGTATCAG GGAGCAGAGCTGATGGGTAAATACGGAGTTAACGTGCCGAAGGGAGTCGCTGTTTCTTCTCTCGATGAAGTTAAAAACGCTATCCAACAAGTTTTCCCTAACGAAACCGAG TTGGTCGTTAAGAGCCAGATCTTGGCTGGTGGAAGAGGTCTTGGCACTTTCAAGAGTGGCCTTAAGGGTGGTGTTCACATTGTCAACCGTGATCAGGTTCCAGATATTGCTG ggaaGATGCTTGGTCAAGTACTCGTCACCAAACAAACTGGTCCTCAAGGCAAAGTAGTCAGCAAG GTCTACTTGTGTGAGAAATTGTCACTCGTCAATGAGATGTACTTTTCCATTATTCTCGACCGTAAATCTGCTGGACCG CTTATAATTGCGTGTAAGAAGGGTGGTACCAGTATTGAAGATCTTGCTGAGAAGTTCCCTGACATGATTATTAAG GTACCGATCGATGTATTTGCGGGAATTACAGATGAAGATGCTGCTAAGGTTGTCGATGGTCTGGCTCCAAAAGCTGCTGACAGAAAAGATTCGATTGAACAAGTGAAGAAGCTATACGAACTCTTCCGCAAGACTGACTGCACAATGTTGGAA ATCAACCCTCTCGCTGAGACATCCACTAATCAATTGGTAGCTGCCGATGCTAAGTTGAACTTTGATGATAATGCTGCTTTCCGTCAGAAAGACATTTTTGCCCTTCGTGATCCAACACAGGAGGATCCACGAGAG GTGGCTGCTGCAAAAGTAGACCTGAACTATATCGGTTTAGATGGAGAGATTGGCTGCATGGTGAATGGTGCGGGATTGGCCATGGCAACCATGGACATCATCAAACTGCACGGTGGGACTCCCGCAAATTTCCTTGACGTTGGTGGAAACGCTTCTGAACACCAG GTGGTGGAGGCGTTTAAGATACTGACATCGGACGATAAAGTGAAAGCAATATTGGTGAACATATTCGGCGGGATAATGAAATGTGATGTGATTGCTAGTGGAATTGTGAATGCTGCTAAAGAG GTGTCACTGAAAGTACCAGTGGTGGTTCGTCTAGAAGGAACAAATGTTGAACAAGGAAAGAGAATCCTCAAGGAAAGTGGAATGAAACTCATAACAGCCGATGATTTGGATGATGCAGCAGAGAAAGCTGTAAAGGCATTAGCTAAGTAG
- the LOC106390256 gene encoding beta-carotene isomerase D27, chloroplastic — protein sequence MAAITSLQAIHLKSGRRGSIRCGIAEPSGEPAPVGQKTRYNDGLAERVFMGLFARKMDKFGGSKKKNEIKEKGVWDYDYESFVEVSKRVMQGRSRSQQQEVVREVLLSMLPPGAPEQFRKLFPPTKWAAEFNAALTVPFFHWLVGPSQVIEVEVDGVKQRSGVRIKKCRYLENSGCVGMCVNMCKIPTQDFFTNEFGLPLTMNPNFDDMSCEMIYGQVPPSFEDDPATKQPCLADICSIANPSSPVCPKLQA from the exons ATGGCGGCTATTACTAGTCTCCAAGCAATCCATCTCAAATCTGGACGACGTGGCAGCATCCGATGTGGGATCGCGGAGCCGAGCGGAGAGCCAGCTCCTGTGGGGCAGAAGACAAGATACAACGATGGTTTGGCTGAGAGAGTGTTCATGGGGCTGTTCGCGAGGAAGATGGACAAGTTTGGTGgctcaaagaagaagaatgaaataAAGGAGAAAGGAGTTTGGGACTATGACTACGAGAGCTTCGTTGAGGTTTCAAAGAGAGTGATGCAGGGACGGTCCAGGTCTCAGCAACAAGAGGTTGTGAGGGAGGTTCTTCTCTCCATGCTTCCTCCTGGCGCTCCTGAACAGTTTAGAAAGCTGTTCCCACCGACGAAATGGGCGGCAGAGTTCAATGCAGCTCTCACGGTGCCTTTCTTTCACTGGTTGGTTGGTCCTTCTCAGGTCATAGAAGTGGAAGTGGATGGTGTGAAACAGAGAAGTGGCGTTCGTATAAAGAAATGCAG GTATCTGGAGAACAGTGGGTGTGTAGGAATGTGTGTGAATATGTGCAAGATCCCAACACAAGATTTCTTCACCAATGAGTTTGGCCTCCCACTCACCATGAACCCAA ATTTTGATGATATGAGTTGCGAGATGATATACGGACAAGTGCCTCCGTCCTTTGAGGATGATCCAGCCACCAAACAACCTTGTTTAGCGGACATAT GTTCTATAGCCAATCCGAGCTCCCCAGTCTGCCCTAAACTACAGGCATGA
- the LOC106390254 gene encoding uncharacterized protein LOC106390254 isoform X2: protein MADKAAKMKLRQDYRNLWHSDLMGTVTADTPYCCLACLCGPCVSYLLRRRALYNDMSRYTCCAGYMPCSGRCGESKCPQLCLATEVFLCFGNSVASTRFLLQDEFNIQTTKCDNCIIGFMFCLSQVACIFSIVACLVGSDELSEASQILSCCADMVYCTVCACMQTQHKLEMDKRDGVFGSQPMGVPPAQQMSRFDQPAPPVGYPPASYPPAQGYPPASYPPPGYPHH, encoded by the exons ATGGCGGATAAGGCCGCGAAGATGAAGCTCCGCCAGGATTACCGGAACTTATGGCACTCCGATCTCATGGGAACCGTCACCGCCGACACTCCCT ATTGTTGCTTGGCGTGTCTGTG TGGACCGTGTGTTTCTTACTTGCTTCGGAGAAGAGCACTTTACAATGACATGTCAAG GTATACCTGCTGTGCTGGATACATGCCTTGTAGTGGGAGGTGTGGAGAAAGCAAATGCCCTCAACTCTGCCTTGCCACCGAG GTTTTCCTCTGTTTCGGAAACTCTGTGGCCTCTACTCGCTTTCTTCTGCAGGATGAATTCAACATCCAGACCACAAAATGCGACAATTGCATTATT GGATTTATGTTCTGCCTAAGCCAAGTCGCTTGCATATTCTCTATTGTCGCTTGCCTCGTTGGTAGTGATGAGCTCTCTGAGGCTTCTCAGATACTTTCTTGCTGTGCCGATATGGTCTACTGCAC gGTCTGCGCGTGTATGCAG ACACAACACAAGCTTGAAATGGACAAAAGAGATGGAGTGTTTGGTTCTCAGCCAATGGGCGTGCCTCCGGCACAGCAGATGTCCCGTTTTGATCAACCTGCCCCTCCAGTCGGCTACCCTCCTGCATCTTACCCACCGGCTCAAG GCTACCCTCCTGCATCTTACCCGCCTCCCGGTTATCCCCATCATTGA
- the LOC106390254 gene encoding uncharacterized protein LOC106390254 isoform X1: protein MADKAAKMKLRQDYRNLWHSDLMGTVTADTPYCCLACLCGPCVSYLLRRRALYNDMSRYTCCAGYMPCSGRCGESKCPQLCLATEVFLCFGNSVASTRFLLQDEFNIQTTKCDNCIIGFMFCLSQVACIFSIVACLVGSDELSEASQILSCCADMVYCTVCACMQTQHKLEMDKRDGVFGSQPMGVPPAQQMSRFDQPAPPVGYPPASYPPAQGYPPASYPPAQGYPPASYPPPGYPHH, encoded by the exons ATGGCGGATAAGGCCGCGAAGATGAAGCTCCGCCAGGATTACCGGAACTTATGGCACTCCGATCTCATGGGAACCGTCACCGCCGACACTCCCT ATTGTTGCTTGGCGTGTCTGTG TGGACCGTGTGTTTCTTACTTGCTTCGGAGAAGAGCACTTTACAATGACATGTCAAG GTATACCTGCTGTGCTGGATACATGCCTTGTAGTGGGAGGTGTGGAGAAAGCAAATGCCCTCAACTCTGCCTTGCCACCGAG GTTTTCCTCTGTTTCGGAAACTCTGTGGCCTCTACTCGCTTTCTTCTGCAGGATGAATTCAACATCCAGACCACAAAATGCGACAATTGCATTATT GGATTTATGTTCTGCCTAAGCCAAGTCGCTTGCATATTCTCTATTGTCGCTTGCCTCGTTGGTAGTGATGAGCTCTCTGAGGCTTCTCAGATACTTTCTTGCTGTGCCGATATGGTCTACTGCAC gGTCTGCGCGTGTATGCAG ACACAACACAAGCTTGAAATGGACAAAAGAGATGGAGTGTTTGGTTCTCAGCCAATGGGCGTGCCTCCGGCACAGCAGATGTCCCGTTTTGATCAACCTGCCCCTCCAGTCGGCTACCCTCCTGCATCTTACCCACCGGCTCAAGGCTACCCCCCTGCATCTTACCCACCGGCTCAAGGCTACCCTCCTGCATCTTACCCGCCTCCCGGTTATCCCCATCATTGA